In Rhodanobacter denitrificans, a single window of DNA contains:
- the hyfB gene encoding hydrogenase 4 subunit B encodes MHGVSALTTTTALTALLVLVASWLLIGALGLVQSNRIGWVARTLFPLGALVALGMAGMGAMSLATGFAAQTSVLAFGLPDMPFHVRLDALSGFFLLLLGSAGAGISIFAAGYFRQGEGTAPGLLCLQYHVFLASMALVVLADDAYLFMVAWETMALSSYFLVTTQHRIPEIQRAGFLYLLMAHVGALALLLCFGVLHGGSWLMTFDSMRAATLSPAWAAAAFLLALFGFGAKAGLVPLHVWLPEAHPAAPSPVSAMMSGLMLKVAVYGMLRISFDLLHAGPWWWGMLTLAVGLATALFGAVFAAVQTDMKRLLAYSSIENIGLIFAALGLALLCYAFDMRLLAALALTAALLHALNHALFKSLLFLATGSVLHATHERSLGKLGGLIRRMPWVATLALVGTLSLAGLPPLNGFVSEWLLLQAFLSTPSIPHAFINMIVPLGAAVVALTAALAGYVMVKFYGVIFLGQPREPSLMQAHDAGWLERVGLAWLALGCILIGVFPQAALDAIAGVTQTLLGTVIQRGPAPWWIAPVAQAQASYSGLWLLLGMAGVIAVMFVLVRRMYHGRVRRVSPWNCGYPELTPRMQDTAEGFGQPIRHMFGPFFRIEREVPSPDDQLPRYRIQIDDHLWHGLYLPLARIVGWLADALSVLQRGRLAIYLLYSFLTLIVLLVFVL; translated from the coding sequence ATGCATGGGGTGAGTGCACTGACGACAACCACGGCACTGACGGCGTTGCTGGTTCTGGTTGCTTCGTGGTTGCTGATTGGTGCACTCGGCCTGGTCCAGTCCAATCGCATCGGTTGGGTCGCACGCACGCTATTCCCACTGGGCGCGCTGGTCGCGCTGGGCATGGCCGGCATGGGCGCCATGTCCCTGGCCACGGGCTTTGCCGCGCAGACCAGCGTGCTTGCCTTCGGGCTGCCAGACATGCCGTTTCATGTGCGTCTGGATGCGCTGTCAGGCTTCTTCTTGCTGCTGCTTGGAAGTGCGGGGGCTGGCATCTCCATCTTCGCCGCCGGTTACTTCCGGCAAGGCGAAGGCACGGCGCCGGGGCTGCTCTGCCTGCAGTACCACGTATTTCTGGCCAGCATGGCGCTGGTCGTGCTGGCCGATGACGCCTATCTGTTCATGGTGGCGTGGGAAACCATGGCGCTCAGTTCGTACTTCCTGGTGACCACCCAACACCGTATTCCGGAGATCCAGCGCGCCGGCTTCCTGTACCTGCTGATGGCGCACGTGGGGGCACTGGCATTGTTGCTTTGCTTCGGTGTGCTGCACGGCGGCAGCTGGCTGATGACGTTTGATTCGATGCGTGCGGCCACCCTGTCGCCTGCCTGGGCCGCGGCAGCCTTCCTGCTGGCCTTGTTCGGTTTCGGTGCCAAGGCGGGCCTGGTGCCCTTGCATGTGTGGTTGCCGGAAGCCCACCCGGCCGCGCCCTCACCGGTGTCCGCGATGATGAGTGGCTTGATGCTCAAGGTGGCGGTCTACGGCATGTTGCGCATCAGTTTCGATCTGCTCCACGCCGGCCCATGGTGGTGGGGCATGCTGACGCTGGCGGTGGGACTGGCCACGGCGCTGTTCGGTGCGGTGTTCGCTGCCGTACAGACCGACATGAAGCGGTTGCTGGCCTATTCCTCCATCGAGAACATCGGCCTGATCTTCGCCGCGCTTGGCCTGGCGCTGCTGTGCTACGCGTTCGACATGCGCCTGCTGGCGGCGTTGGCACTCACCGCCGCGTTGCTGCACGCACTCAATCACGCCCTATTCAAGAGCCTGCTGTTTCTCGCCACCGGCTCGGTTCTGCACGCCACCCACGAGCGCAGCCTGGGCAAACTCGGCGGGCTGATCCGGCGGATGCCATGGGTCGCCACGCTGGCCCTCGTCGGCACCCTGTCCCTCGCCGGGTTGCCACCGCTCAACGGTTTCGTTTCCGAATGGCTGCTGCTGCAGGCATTCTTGTCCACGCCGTCCATCCCGCATGCGTTCATCAACATGATCGTGCCACTGGGCGCGGCCGTGGTGGCACTCACCGCCGCGCTGGCCGGCTACGTGATGGTCAAATTCTACGGTGTCATATTTCTCGGCCAGCCACGTGAACCCTCACTGATGCAGGCCCACGATGCGGGCTGGCTCGAACGGGTGGGGCTGGCCTGGTTGGCGTTGGGCTGCATCCTCATTGGCGTGTTTCCGCAAGCCGCGCTGGATGCCATCGCTGGCGTGACCCAGACCCTGCTCGGCACCGTGATCCAGCGCGGCCCGGCGCCATGGTGGATCGCTCCGGTGGCGCAGGCGCAGGCTTCTTACAGTGGCCTGTGGCTGCTGTTGGGCATGGCCGGCGTGATCGCGGTGATGTTCGTGCTGGTACGGCGGATGTACCACGGTCGTGTGCGCCGGGTGTCACCATGGAATTGCGGTTACCCCGAGCTGACCCCGCGCATGCAGGACACCGCCGAAGGATTTGGTCAGCCGATCCGGCACATGTTCGGGCCGTTTTTTCGCATCGAGCGCGAAGTGCCTTCGCCGGATGATCAGCTCCCGCGTTACCGCATCCAGATCGATGACCACCTCTGGCATGGGCTGTATCTTCCGCTGGCCCGCATCGTCGGCTGGCTGGCCGATGCGTTGTCCGTGCTGCAGCGCGGACGTCTGGCCATCTATCTGCTGTACAGCTTCCTGACTTTGATCGTATTGCTGGTGTTCGTCCTGTGA
- a CDS encoding NADH-quinone oxidoreductase subunit C translates to MWPDFLDTECAALPSNVAACRVQVDATRWCEAADAMREAGADLLSLWGSDDRDRDRCLRVHAAYLLRDRVVVVEHAMPASQAIYPSLATRFPVAGRLQRATYDLLGIRADAGDTRPWLRHGGWPEDVFPLRRDVAATQTWPVTSSPYPFVPVSGDGVHEMTAGPVHAGTIEPGRFQLAVVGEKVLRLEVRLGYTHKGIAKRFEALAQRDAHRLAAHICGDSTVAFSWAYCAALESITASTPSPRALVLRALALERERIANHLGDLGGLANDAGFAFGQTQFSSLKEQLLRHNAALFGQRYLFDFVVPGGVARDLPARTLPGMLDEIAALEHAVCDLRGIYARHAGLQDRFLGAGRLTPAQAAALGAIGLAGRASGVARDLRVDLPWSPYDHSSPTLATSTEGDVAARVQVRFEETLESLRLCRQWLQALPAGERVCDVPVAPAGQLGIGLIEGWRGPVMLALETGPAGGIRRCRAHDPSWQNWPLLEVAILGNIVADFPLINKSFNLSYSGHDG, encoded by the coding sequence ATGTGGCCTGACTTTCTCGACACCGAATGTGCGGCCTTGCCCTCCAACGTGGCGGCCTGCCGCGTACAGGTCGATGCCACTCGCTGGTGCGAGGCCGCGGACGCGATGCGCGAAGCCGGTGCGGACCTGCTGTCGCTGTGGGGCAGCGATGATCGTGACCGCGACCGGTGCCTGCGCGTGCACGCGGCCTACCTGCTGCGCGATCGGGTGGTCGTGGTGGAGCACGCGATGCCCGCCAGCCAGGCAATCTACCCCTCGCTGGCCACACGCTTTCCGGTGGCCGGGCGGCTGCAGCGCGCAACCTACGACCTGCTCGGCATCCGCGCCGACGCTGGCGATACGCGGCCGTGGCTGCGCCACGGCGGCTGGCCGGAGGATGTGTTCCCGCTGCGCCGCGACGTCGCGGCGACCCAGACCTGGCCAGTGACCAGCAGCCCGTATCCCTTCGTCCCGGTCAGCGGCGACGGCGTGCACGAGATGACCGCCGGTCCGGTGCATGCCGGCACCATCGAGCCGGGGCGTTTCCAGCTGGCCGTGGTCGGCGAAAAGGTGCTGCGCCTGGAGGTTCGCCTCGGTTACACGCACAAGGGCATCGCCAAGCGCTTCGAGGCGCTGGCCCAGCGCGACGCCCACCGCCTGGCCGCCCATATCTGCGGCGATTCGACGGTGGCTTTCAGCTGGGCGTATTGCGCCGCGCTGGAATCGATCACCGCCAGCACACCTTCGCCGCGCGCCCTCGTCCTGCGTGCACTGGCGCTCGAACGCGAGCGCATCGCCAATCATCTGGGCGATCTCGGCGGACTGGCCAACGATGCCGGCTTTGCCTTCGGCCAGACCCAGTTTTCCAGCCTGAAAGAGCAGCTTTTGCGGCATAACGCGGCGCTGTTTGGCCAGCGCTACCTGTTTGACTTTGTGGTACCCGGCGGCGTCGCCCGCGACCTGCCGGCACGCACGCTGCCGGGCATGCTCGACGAGATCGCGGCACTGGAACACGCGGTATGCGACCTGCGTGGAATCTACGCTCGACACGCGGGCCTGCAGGATCGTTTCCTCGGGGCCGGCCGATTGACCCCCGCCCAGGCTGCCGCATTGGGTGCGATCGGCCTGGCCGGGCGTGCTTCCGGCGTCGCCCGCGACCTGCGCGTGGACCTGCCATGGTCGCCGTACGATCACTCGTCGCCGACGTTGGCCACGAGCACCGAAGGCGATGTGGCGGCGCGCGTGCAGGTGCGCTTCGAGGAGACGCTCGAATCACTGCGGCTGTGCCGGCAATGGCTGCAGGCGCTGCCAGCCGGTGAGCGGGTCTGCGACGTGCCGGTGGCGCCCGCCGGCCAGCTCGGCATCGGCCTGATCGAAGGCTGGCGCGGTCCGGTCATGCTGGCGCTGGAAACCGGCCCCGCCGGTGGCATCCGGCGCTGCCGCGCGCATGATCCCTCGTGGCAGAACTGGCCGCTGCTCGAAGTCGCCATCTTGGGCAACATCGTGGCGGACTTCCCGCTGATCAACAAATCCTTCAACCTTTCCTACAGCGGACACGATGGGTAA
- a CDS encoding NADH-quinone oxidoreductase subunit B family protein: MFDILSRIRRTGRLSEPYPVPGTDETASTAIQRELHAVFGRALCIRHVDAGSCNGCELEIHALSNAYYNLQGAGIRFVASPRHADLLLVTGPVSVNMEDALRQTYEAMPDPKWVLAVGDCAACGGLFGANYATRGPVSAIIPVDAVVTGCPPEPLAIMRGLLQITSKRPA; this comes from the coding sequence ATGTTCGATATCCTGTCACGCATTCGTCGAACCGGCCGCCTGAGCGAACCGTATCCGGTGCCGGGTACTGACGAGACGGCGTCAACCGCGATCCAGCGCGAGCTGCACGCCGTGTTCGGGCGCGCCTTGTGCATTCGCCATGTCGACGCCGGCTCCTGCAATGGTTGCGAGCTCGAAATCCACGCGCTGAGCAACGCGTACTACAACCTGCAAGGCGCCGGCATCCGGTTTGTGGCCAGTCCGCGCCATGCCGATCTGCTGCTGGTCACCGGACCGGTCTCGGTCAATATGGAAGACGCACTCAGGCAAACTTACGAAGCGATGCCCGATCCCAAGTGGGTGCTCGCCGTGGGGGACTGCGCGGCCTGCGGCGGCCTGTTCGGCGCCAACTATGCGACCCGGGGGCCGGTCAGTGCCATCATCCCGGTGGATGCCGTGGTCACCGGCTGCCCGCCCGAGCCACTGGCGATCATGCGCGGCCTGCTGCAGATAACCAGCAAGCGGCCGGCATGA
- a CDS encoding respiratory chain complex I subunit 1 family protein: MNALALVSQLGGVVLAVALAPLLAGWVAQCRAWLQNRSAPPLLLPYRTLRKLFRKDAALATQASPLFRAAPYAVFGAMATAAAIIPSVTTDLPLARVADAIALVGLFATARVFIALAAMDIGTVFGSMGARREMMIGFLAEPALLMVLFNAFLMFGSTALPTIVKGTLDADGLTLHPSLAFAGVAFVMVLLAENARIPIDNPGTHLEVTMIHESMVLEYSARHLALIEWASWLKLFNYACIGFTLFVPWGIAPHTTGPLGLLLAIVWLLAKLAVAGAVLAVIETVSAKLRIFRAPEFLSMAFLLAVLGLLVHLLLQS, from the coding sequence GTGAACGCACTCGCGCTTGTCAGCCAGCTCGGCGGTGTGGTACTGGCCGTGGCACTGGCACCGCTGTTGGCCGGCTGGGTAGCACAATGCCGGGCCTGGCTGCAGAATCGCTCGGCCCCTCCCCTGCTGCTCCCCTACCGCACCTTGCGCAAGCTGTTCCGCAAGGATGCGGCGCTGGCCACGCAGGCCTCGCCCTTGTTCCGCGCCGCGCCCTACGCCGTATTCGGCGCCATGGCTACGGCGGCGGCGATCATTCCCTCGGTAACCACCGACCTGCCCCTCGCCAGGGTGGCCGATGCCATCGCCTTGGTCGGCCTGTTCGCGACGGCACGCGTGTTCATCGCCCTGGCGGCGATGGATATCGGCACAGTCTTCGGCAGCATGGGCGCACGACGCGAAATGATGATCGGATTTCTCGCTGAGCCGGCGTTGCTGATGGTGTTGTTCAACGCGTTTCTGATGTTTGGCAGCACGGCGCTGCCGACCATCGTGAAAGGCACGCTGGACGCCGATGGGTTGACGTTGCATCCGAGTCTGGCCTTCGCCGGCGTCGCTTTCGTGATGGTGTTGCTGGCCGAGAACGCCCGCATTCCGATCGACAACCCCGGCACGCACCTTGAAGTGACCATGATCCATGAGTCCATGGTGCTGGAATATTCCGCGCGCCATCTGGCCCTCATCGAATGGGCGTCCTGGTTGAAGCTGTTCAACTACGCGTGCATCGGTTTCACGCTGTTCGTGCCCTGGGGCATCGCGCCGCACACGACCGGCCCATTGGGTTTGTTGCTTGCCATCGTGTGGTTGCTGGCCAAGCTGGCCGTCGCCGGCGCGGTGTTGGCGGTGATTGAAACGGTCTCGGCCAAGCTGCGCATCTTCCGGGCGCCGGAGTTCCTGAGCATGGCGTTCCTGCTCGCCGTGCTGGGCCTGCTCGTTCATCTACTGCTGCAATCCTGA
- a CDS encoding formate hydrogenlyase: MMPPLNLATQLLHVLAAGLLMISFAMLAQRRTRRLIVLLAWQGVVLTASTLLVAVTAHLQHLYYSAALTLIEKVWLMPWILLRLMRRLGIEGDSDPLVNIPTLMLVGLGLVIFAFGLAQPISSLATTVTRQTLGIAMAVILLAFLMMIARHKAVTQVIGFLAMENGLFFAATSTTYGMPMVIELGIALDLLVGVFIFGIFFFQIREQFDSLDLHQLEALKED; the protein is encoded by the coding sequence ATGATGCCTCCACTCAACCTCGCCACCCAGCTGCTGCATGTGCTCGCCGCCGGCCTGCTGATGATCTCGTTCGCCATGCTCGCACAGCGGCGGACACGGCGGCTGATCGTGCTGCTGGCCTGGCAGGGTGTGGTGCTGACCGCCTCCACGCTGCTGGTCGCTGTCACAGCGCACTTGCAGCATCTGTATTACTCCGCCGCGCTGACCCTGATCGAAAAGGTCTGGCTGATGCCGTGGATCCTGCTGCGGCTGATGCGTCGCCTGGGCATCGAGGGCGACAGCGATCCGCTGGTGAACATTCCCACCCTGATGCTGGTTGGGCTGGGTCTGGTGATCTTCGCGTTCGGGCTGGCCCAGCCGATCAGTTCGCTGGCCACCACGGTCACCCGACAGACGCTTGGCATTGCGATGGCGGTGATCCTGCTGGCCTTCCTGATGATGATTGCCCGACACAAGGCGGTGACCCAGGTGATCGGTTTCCTGGCGATGGAGAACGGCTTGTTCTTCGCCGCCACCAGCACGACCTACGGCATGCCGATGGTGATCGAGCTGGGGATTGCGCTCGATCTGCTGGTCGGCGTGTTCATTTTCGGCATCTTCTTCTTCCAGATTCGCGAGCAGTTCGACAGCCTCGACCTGCATCAGCTCGAAGCACTCAAGGAGGACTGA
- a CDS encoding ligand-binding sensor domain-containing diguanylate cyclase: MSDAHRRRRRFRLPLAGLFLLFLLGSAARADSGDPWAPFDAPWFDQVGISDGLPHSVTTAIAQDRDGLIWIGTMGGLVRYDGYRLQVFGAGSGKAPGLPDAYVRSLLALPDGSLLIGTNTGGVARFEQADNSFRVYPVGAGGLSDRKIYALGEDHAGGVWIATENGLNHLDLRTDAIRRVDTGPDTSPRNFSVLQDRHGNLWLGNNNGLFVHRAGSDAFVRPSTPDGPAAAVLGNQIWSVMQDREGRLWAGSVQAGAAYRDTDGRWHGVPGFSGYPDGARHSTVRDLLQTAGGAVWIATDGGGVLEYTPGDAGVRRIDHDPAVPSSLPGDSVRALLRDRSGNIWAATDLGVAHHNPQARIAFSLLPSPLEGNALSDTNVHSIFVDSRGRIWLGLGAGHIDVIDLKAGRMRHLHLDGSQTQRDVRSLAEVDGSIWVGTQGLARIDPDTLAIADSVLPALHDKPVLSLRRDGTHLLIGTYDGLYRYDTRSGTLEHASHVPSDPASLASDTVRYIAQVGDDWWYGTSRGLSIARGDSLPRRFINLRHRADDSASLPQDLIGSISRGPHGQVWVSTFDGLGIVDPPVDGESWRFRTVGPAQGLSSNKVTAVLADDHGRFWASLSNGVARIDGDTHEAISLGTRDGLHIASYVNVAAARAPGGELLFGGLGGLTVIRPHWQPSAVATTPLAITNAVVNGVAMPFGKLPASGAKVTLDRGNRNLRLDFALLDYQVPMETAYSYRMDGLDEDWTNIPKGSLPSAIYTSLPHGQYRLRLRAATRGLQPRTVETDLALAVKPRWYETTLSRVVAALLLAALIATLVHLRTLYLGRQAAQLQRQVDERTRDLLVANRRLDELASTDGLTGVYNRRRFLELARLERERAQAGPSCIALFDLDRFKLINDTHGHLAGDAVIRGAIEVIRQHCRQGDLVGRYGGEEFVLCLPDTPLSLAREIAERICAALAATTVNHDGRPIPVTASIGIAALRPGESIEQWLSRADKALYEAKRAGRNRCAVAS; this comes from the coding sequence ATGAGCGACGCGCATCGCCGTCGCCGGCGTTTCCGGCTGCCTCTGGCGGGTCTCTTTCTGCTGTTTTTGCTGGGCTCCGCGGCGCGCGCCGACAGCGGCGATCCGTGGGCGCCGTTCGATGCCCCCTGGTTCGACCAGGTCGGCATTTCCGACGGTTTGCCGCATTCGGTCACCACCGCGATAGCCCAGGACCGCGACGGCCTGATCTGGATCGGCACCATGGGCGGCCTGGTCCGCTACGACGGCTATCGCCTGCAGGTATTTGGCGCCGGCAGCGGCAAGGCGCCCGGCCTGCCCGACGCCTACGTGCGCAGCCTGCTTGCGCTGCCCGATGGCAGCCTGCTGATCGGCACCAATACCGGCGGGGTGGCCCGCTTCGAGCAGGCAGACAACAGCTTTCGCGTCTATCCGGTCGGTGCCGGCGGCCTCTCCGACCGCAAGATCTACGCGCTCGGCGAAGATCATGCCGGCGGTGTCTGGATCGCCACCGAGAACGGACTGAACCACCTCGACCTGCGCACCGACGCGATCCGCCGGGTGGACACTGGGCCGGATACCTCACCGCGCAACTTCAGCGTGCTGCAGGACCGGCACGGCAACCTGTGGCTGGGCAACAACAACGGCCTGTTCGTGCACCGCGCAGGCAGCGACGCCTTCGTGCGGCCGTCGACGCCGGACGGTCCCGCCGCTGCGGTGCTCGGCAACCAGATCTGGTCCGTCATGCAGGATCGCGAAGGCCGCCTGTGGGCGGGCAGCGTGCAGGCCGGCGCGGCGTATCGCGATACCGACGGCCGCTGGCACGGCGTGCCGGGCTTCAGCGGCTACCCGGACGGCGCACGCCACTCGACCGTGCGCGACTTGCTGCAGACCGCCGGCGGCGCGGTATGGATCGCCACCGACGGTGGCGGCGTGCTCGAGTACACGCCCGGCGACGCCGGCGTGCGGCGGATCGATCACGACCCGGCCGTGCCTTCGTCGCTGCCCGGCGACTCGGTGCGCGCGCTGCTGCGCGATCGCTCCGGGAACATCTGGGCGGCCACCGACCTGGGCGTCGCGCACCACAACCCGCAGGCGCGCATCGCGTTCTCGCTGCTGCCGTCGCCGCTGGAGGGCAACGCGCTGTCCGACACCAACGTGCACAGCATCTTCGTCGACTCGCGCGGGCGGATCTGGCTGGGCCTCGGCGCCGGCCACATCGACGTGATCGACCTGAAGGCCGGCCGCATGCGCCACCTTCACCTGGATGGCAGCCAGACCCAGCGCGACGTGCGCAGCCTCGCCGAAGTCGACGGTTCAATCTGGGTCGGCACCCAGGGCCTGGCGCGGATCGACCCGGACACGCTGGCGATCGCGGATTCGGTGCTGCCGGCGTTGCACGACAAGCCGGTGCTGAGCCTCAGGCGCGACGGTACGCACCTGCTGATCGGCACCTACGACGGCCTTTACCGCTACGACACCCGCAGCGGCACGCTGGAACACGCCAGCCACGTGCCGAGCGATCCGGCCAGCCTCGCCAGCGATACCGTGCGCTACATCGCGCAGGTGGGCGACGACTGGTGGTACGGCACCAGCCGCGGCCTCAGCATCGCCCGCGGCGACAGCCTGCCGCGCCGCTTCATCAACCTGCGCCATCGCGCCGACGACTCCGCCAGCCTGCCGCAGGACCTGATCGGCTCGATCAGCCGCGGCCCGCACGGCCAGGTCTGGGTCAGCACCTTCGACGGCCTGGGCATCGTCGACCCTCCCGTCGACGGCGAATCGTGGCGCTTCCGCACGGTCGGCCCGGCGCAGGGCCTGTCCAGCAACAAGGTCACTGCCGTGCTGGCCGACGACCACGGCCGGTTCTGGGCCAGCCTGTCCAACGGCGTGGCCAGGATCGACGGCGATACGCACGAGGCCATCAGTCTCGGCACCCGCGACGGCCTGCACATCGCCAGCTACGTCAATGTCGCCGCGGCACGCGCACCCGGCGGCGAGCTGCTGTTCGGCGGGCTGGGTGGCTTGACCGTGATCCGCCCGCACTGGCAACCGTCGGCGGTCGCCACCACGCCGCTGGCGATCACCAACGCCGTCGTCAACGGCGTGGCCATGCCGTTCGGCAAACTGCCGGCCAGCGGCGCGAAGGTCACGCTGGATCGCGGCAATCGCAACCTGCGCCTCGACTTCGCCCTGCTCGACTACCAGGTACCGATGGAAACCGCCTACAGCTACCGCATGGACGGCCTCGACGAGGACTGGACGAACATCCCCAAGGGCAGCCTGCCCAGTGCGATCTACACCAGCCTGCCACACGGCCAGTACCGGCTGCGCCTGCGCGCCGCCACCCGCGGCCTGCAGCCACGCACGGTCGAGACCGACCTGGCGCTCGCGGTCAAGCCGCGCTGGTACGAAACCACCCTCAGCCGGGTGGTCGCCGCCCTGTTGCTGGCGGCGCTGATCGCCACGCTGGTGCATTTGCGCACCCTGTACCTGGGGCGGCAGGCGGCACAGTTGCAGCGGCAGGTCGACGAGCGCACGCGCGACCTGCTCGTGGCGAACCGGCGCCTGGACGAACTGGCCAGCACCGACGGCCTGACCGGCGTCTACAACCGCCGCCGCTTCCTGGAGCTGGCCCGGCTCGAGCGCGAACGCGCCCAGGCCGGCCCGAGCTGCATCGCGCTGTTCGACCTGGACCGCTTCAAGCTGATCAACGACACCCACGGCCACCTGGCCGGCGACGCCGTGATCCGCGGCGCGATCGAGGTGATCCGGCAACACTGCCGCCAGGGCGACCTGGTCGGCCGCTACGGCGGCGAGGAATTCGTGCTGTGCCTGCCCGACACGCCATTGTCGCTGGCGCGGGAGATCGCCGAGCGCATCTGCGCGGCGCTGGCCGCCACCACGGTGAACCACGACGGGCGCCCGATCCCGGTGACCGCCAGCATCGGAATCGCCGCGCTGCGGCCGGGCGAGTCGATCGAGCAATGGCTGTCGCGCGCCGACAAGGCGCTGTACGAGGCCAAGCGCGCCGGTCGCAACCGTTGCGCCGTCGCCAGCTGA
- a CDS encoding hydrogenase 4 subunit F, whose product MELAWVLGTPLFGAIVLAVLGARRSAAELNVVISLATLIAAAALVLRIIGHGSMTVAHEQFFVDPFNVFLIALTALIGFTTAVFSRPYMRIEQDHGRLNTHRLRLYHSMYQLFMAAMLVALSTNNMGLLWVAMEAATLSTVLLVSLYRTRASIEAAWKYFILCGVGIALALFGTILLYFAAERLLGGEGMKALLWTHLNAVKGQLDPTVIGLAFVFLLVGYGTKVGLAPLHNWLPDAHAEGPTPVSAVLSGLLLNVAMYAVVRCKILAAGAMHSALPGRMLMAFGLLSTVLAAFLLWRQRDIKRLFGYSSIEHMGIITFAFGMGGPLANFAALLHMTVHSLTKSAIFFAAGHASQIAGTQRIDGIRGLLAVSPTVGWGLMLGSLAILGTPPFGVFTSEYMVLITAMRDHPWATPFLLVALAVAFAAIFFKVQPMVFGETDAQRLPHPPALVPVFVHLSIVLMLGLYIPPALAQWYRLAASLIG is encoded by the coding sequence GTGGAGCTTGCGTGGGTGCTGGGTACTCCATTGTTCGGTGCGATCGTGCTGGCCGTGCTCGGTGCGCGGCGCTCCGCCGCCGAACTCAACGTCGTGATCAGCCTGGCGACGTTGATCGCCGCCGCGGCGCTGGTACTCAGGATCATCGGCCACGGCTCGATGACCGTGGCCCACGAGCAGTTCTTCGTCGATCCGTTCAACGTGTTCCTGATCGCGCTGACCGCGCTGATCGGCTTCACCACGGCGGTGTTTTCGCGCCCCTACATGCGTATCGAACAGGATCACGGTCGACTCAACACGCACCGCCTGCGGCTCTATCACAGCATGTACCAGCTGTTCATGGCTGCCATGCTGGTGGCACTGTCGACCAACAACATGGGGCTGCTGTGGGTCGCGATGGAGGCGGCGACGCTGTCGACCGTGCTGCTGGTGTCGTTGTACCGCACCCGCGCCAGCATCGAGGCGGCCTGGAAATATTTCATCCTGTGCGGCGTCGGTATCGCGCTGGCGCTGTTTGGCACGATCCTGTTGTACTTCGCGGCAGAGCGGCTGCTCGGTGGCGAGGGCATGAAAGCGCTGTTGTGGACCCACCTCAACGCGGTGAAAGGGCAGCTCGATCCGACGGTGATCGGGCTCGCGTTCGTCTTTCTGCTGGTCGGCTACGGCACCAAGGTCGGTCTCGCCCCCCTGCACAACTGGCTGCCCGATGCCCATGCGGAGGGCCCCACGCCGGTCTCGGCGGTGTTGTCGGGGCTGCTGCTCAACGTGGCGATGTACGCTGTGGTCCGTTGCAAGATCCTTGCGGCCGGCGCGATGCACTCGGCGCTGCCCGGACGCATGCTGATGGCGTTCGGTTTGCTCTCGACGGTGCTGGCGGCGTTCCTGCTGTGGCGTCAACGCGACATCAAGCGTCTGTTTGGCTACTCCTCGATCGAGCACATGGGCATCATCACGTTTGCGTTCGGCATGGGCGGGCCGCTGGCAAATTTCGCCGCACTGCTGCATATGACGGTGCACTCGTTGACCAAGTCGGCGATCTTCTTCGCCGCCGGCCATGCCTCGCAGATCGCGGGCACCCAGCGCATTGATGGCATCCGCGGCCTGCTGGCGGTGAGTCCCACCGTCGGCTGGGGATTGATGCTGGGCTCGCTGGCGATCCTCGGCACGCCGCCGTTCGGCGTATTCACCAGTGAATACATGGTCTTGATCACGGCCATGCGCGACCACCCGTGGGCGACACCGTTCCTGCTCGTCGCGCTGGCCGTGGCATTCGCCGCGATCTTCTTCAAGGTGCAGCCGATGGTGTTCGGCGAAACGGATGCACAGCGCCTGCCGCACCCGCCGGCACTGGTGCCGGTGTTTGTGCACCTGTCGATCGTGCTGATGCTCGGCCTGTACATACCGCCCGCCCTGGCCCAATGGTATCGGCTCGCCGCGAGCCTGATCGGATGA
- the lolA gene encoding outer membrane lipoprotein chaperone LolA translates to MKRLTIVAAAFLLSLASAAQAATGPARVRLDAFASGLHSLTGHFSQTLTDINGHASKASSGTLALQAPRQFRWDTLAPYKQTIVADGSRVWMYDPELEQVTVRIQSSEEAHSPLTVLTDLAQMDRDFKVVERGEHDGLAWLRLSSTAKDPQFDYADLGFDTNGLARMTFRDQLGSTTEIRFSGWQRNVPIPPATFNFVPPKGADVIGDAPVIDVQPLKD, encoded by the coding sequence ATGAAACGCCTCACCATCGTCGCCGCCGCGTTCCTGCTGTCGCTGGCCAGCGCGGCCCAGGCCGCCACCGGCCCCGCCCGCGTGCGGCTGGATGCGTTTGCCAGCGGCCTGCATTCGCTGACCGGCCACTTCAGCCAGACCCTGACCGACATCAACGGCCACGCCAGCAAGGCCAGCTCCGGTACGCTGGCGCTGCAGGCGCCGCGCCAGTTCCGCTGGGACACGCTGGCGCCGTACAAGCAGACCATCGTGGCCGACGGCAGCCGGGTCTGGATGTACGACCCGGAACTGGAGCAGGTCACCGTGCGCATCCAGAGCAGCGAGGAGGCGCACAGCCCGCTCACTGTGCTGACCGACCTCGCGCAGATGGACAGGGACTTCAAGGTGGTCGAGCGGGGCGAGCACGACGGCCTGGCCTGGCTGCGGCTCAGTTCCACCGCGAAGGACCCGCAGTTCGACTACGCCGACCTCGGCTTCGACACGAACGGCCTGGCCCGCATGACGTTCCGCGACCAGCTCGGTTCCACCACCGAGATCCGCTTCTCCGGCTGGCAGCGCAACGTGCCGATTCCGCCGGCCACCTTCAACTTCGTGCCGCCGAAGGGCGCCGACGTGATCGGCGACGCGCCGGTGATCGACGTACAGCCGCTGAAGGACTGA